TAAGCATGTAGAAATGCCATAACCACCCTAAAAAAGTGCTCTAAAAGGTAAACATGCACAAATGGAAACATGGGAATGAAGAGACCAATATTTCGAAGCAACACAAGACCTTATTATATAGTTTTTAATAAGACTCCAACTGACACCCTTGGGTGCCATggaagcaccccccccccccttccagtAATGCAAAATAATTTTTACTATGTACTTAACACTAGTTATCTGACAAGTTAATGCTATTTTAGGACTATTTGTTGAGATTATGATGATGTTTAGACCAAATTATAGTATCTATAGTGTAAATTTTCAATATCAAGGACATATGCAAGACATCACCGAACAAGGATATTCATATACAACTATTAGATAATTTGACATGGCACTTGTAACTCGAGAGATTTTTTTGGGTGCCAAGACACCAAGCAAACAAAGGCAAGATGGATACACGAGATGACAACAAAAAGGAGGCATTCAACGCAAACTAAGGGTAAAATTGACCAGAATAGTAGAGCCTGAACTAAATTAACCATGATAGCCCAATAAAAGATGTATTGGAAGGAGAAAATAACAGAAAAAACTTGAATCACCAGTTCAAAAGCGGGGCGATGCTCGGCACGGTACTTTAACCTCTTCAACAGTGGAACAAAATCAGAACTTTGTGGAATATTGACGCGCGGAGCGTACACTCTGTTCAGTGGTATGAAAGTCACCCGTCCATCTCTATCTTCCTCTTTGTCTGATGAAGGTCCATCTTTACCTTTCCTCCATATATCAATTATATCCGTTGATATGTCGTCATTTGCAACCACCACATGGAACAAGCTAATTCACATCAGTAAAGAGTAGGTTATTCAACAGTAAATGGTGAAATGGAGGGAAAGGGATTCAAGATAAGAGGGCAGTTGAGGACCTATTTCCAGCAGCGACCTCAACAGCTGTAAAAAACTTCTCTTCGCAGTCAATTAGTTCTATTACTGGaccaaaaactcctttcaaaccaCGTTCCCTGACTATTTTGCTAGCGTAATTCAGGCCTCTCCTGGTATCCTGTGGAAGAAAACAGAATTAGCACCATGCAAAAATAGCTTTTAAGCGGTCCTTGCAGAGAACAATTAGCAATGCTACAGTATATGCCAAAAGAGGTGATCCGTAACTTAAAATCCGAAGATACTAAACGcaaattgcaaaacaaaatcaGGTTTTTGCTGTACTATATATTGCAGAATCTGTGTACGTCTGTTCTTACTAGGGGTGCAAGAGGCATTCCTCTTCGTCCCGCTGAACTTACCAATTAGCTCATAATTTTCTGATCACTTGCCTAAAATTAACACTACATTGTATTATGGTATTGTCCACCGGCCCGACTGCTTGCGTCCCTAGGAGAGTATTTTTGATTTCTTATTCAACAATTGGAGGTTGTTTATATGTTCCTGACTAGCATGAACCAGCATCAGTAAGAATGCCTCACTAGAGTGAACACACATCAGTATATCGCATTCTCAAGAATCAGGCTAACCAGCAGCAACATTATAAAATAAAAATCATTGAAATTTTGTAGTTGAAACAACCAAGCAATGCACAATCAAACTAGAGAATATAATTTTTTTTCAGTTATAATACGGCATCCTGTCCTGGAATCATTTATAGATGTGTATACGTGATATGCAATATGCAAGTACGTACATAGGAATAATAATAGAAACCCTTGGAAAGTAATACATCAGAACCACTAATTAATACGTATTAATTAACAAAAAATATGTACAAAATGATACATTTGGCATACCCTGGGTGTGGCATAGTCAAGACTCTTCTGTGCCTTCACAATATCTTCCTTTAGCCTATCGATTTCAGCTGTTACGCTATTTTCCTGCTTCCACAATGATCTGTGACATTTACTTTCTACTTAGTATATAAAGTCTAAAGCAACACATCTTCAATCAAATCACAAAGTTGTAGATGTTAAGAAATGTGCGCACTTCCTTTCATCTTGAAGTGCATCTTTCTGCTGCATAAAGTCATTATAATCCTTTTGTCTGTTTGCAAGAGCAGACTCTAACTTGCCGGATTCACTTCTCCGAGACTCGATGTAGTTCGTCAAGCTATTAATTTCACCTGTAAGTTTCTGAATCTCTTCTTCGAGTAAGCTTTCCTGTCATAACAGAAAATCCAATTGATGAGTAGAGTAGCACATCAAAACAAAGGTCCAGAATGAAACTTGAAGCATCAAACAGGTCACTGGTTCAGTACCTGCTTTTTATTTGATGAAAGTACACGCTCGAGATCATGAATTTCTTTCTGAAGCCACTTATCTCTGGCAGCCTCATTCTTAAACTGAGTTGCCCTCCCCTGCTTTTGGTACAATACGCTCAGCTGCTTCTCGCGGTCCGTTATGCTATCCCCACAAAGTGTGACGTGTCAAAATGAATATCCATCAACAGGTAAAATTTATCTGTTATGTTTTACCTTTTTGACATCTCCTCCTCTTCCTGCAATTTGGCCTGGTGTGCATTACTAATTTCGGCCAATTCAGAATTTGACCTTTCACTCTCTTTCCTCATACTGTGTAAATCCTTCGCAGCTTCATCCTAACGATCGAATCCTTTTAGTGTGGAAACAAAACAAAATTACTCAAATCCATGAGAAATCTAAAAGTGCGGAATACCTTTGCTCGTTTTTCATTTGAAATTCTGTCTTCTATATCTCTCAGATCCAGTTCAATCTGAGTAACTAGCTTTAGTGCTTTAGTACGCTTCTTCTCGGCATCTTCCTTTTGAGACTTGATTTCATCTATCCCTTCTGTACAGACTTCTATTTCTTTATCAAAACTCTTGACCTTCTCACGTACATCTGCCACTTCATCATCCGCATTAGACAACATTTCAGAAAATTTTCTTCGATCATCATCCATCTAACAAGAGACAAATCAAATGAAGTGAGTAGAATAAGCATTACATTATACAACAGGATCGATGTTTTAAATAGGTTGGATCTAGGGTATCTCCTTTTGGAGACAATGCCTTGTGCAATGGCTAAGATCCATGGAGTTAACATTCAAATTGATAGAGCGTGTATTATGGCACAGCATGAGAATGCTTACAAGACTGTGCGGAGAAGCATCTTACACATTTCCAGAAATGCTACTGAAGGAATACAGGTGTTGTTCAACAAAGGAAATGGAGAATATCATCCATTAACAATTGTTTGTCTTcaatatttatttttgtttttgttgtgtCACTTAATTCATAAGTCCACAAAAGTGGGAGCTCATGTTATGTGTCACTATGCTTCATATAGTATTTCTAGTTTTCTAGACTCGAGTTTTCTGAGCATTGATGAGGAGCTCCAACAATTGTGGAAGACAGTCAAACAGTGATACTCAGGTGATCGTTTGAGTGGGAAATGTTAATGATGTGTTCAGCCTTCAATCATTTTGTAATGAGACTATTCAAATTTACCTGATAGAACATAATAATATCCAAGGTGAAACTATGTAACAGAAGGGAAAGACTTACTGAAACTAATTCGTTTTTAGTATCATTCAGTTCATGGTCCAACAGATTATACTCAAGTGATCTTCTTTCTTTGTCCAGCTCCTGGTACTTCACTAGTTCGTCTTTCTCTTCATCAAGTTCTCTCAATCTTTCCTCCAGGTAGTGGACAGTTTGACCAATCTGCTTCCTTTTATGGGCTGTTAATCAAATAATTAATGGACGTCTCAACACATAGAAAAAATATACAGATATTTTTTGGTGATTTAAACTCGCCTGTCTCTTGCAATATTTTCAAGCTCTCCCGACGCCTATCTTCATAAACACGCGTACCGCCAATCTCTTTGAGAAGATCCAGTCGCTCAGAATCCTTCATTAGAGTAAGGGATGCAATCTACACATGAAAACTTTGTTAATATCATATTTGGACACATCACAGGAACAATCAGATGAAAACAATATTTACCTTCCCCTGCTGGACAATATAGTATGGATTAGAACGAGAGAAGCCAGCACTCTCCAGCAGGTTCATGACTTCAGTTTTACTGAACATGGTAGCAACAAGTGGGTCTCAGCAAGCGACAAGATACAACACTACTAACCAGTGTATATCATAAGACAtactccgtccgaaaaagcttgccctcaaatggatgtatctatcaccaagttagtgctagatacatccatttgagggacaaacttgggacaagctttttcggacggaagGAGTACCTAACATGTTTCCCATCCAGGTAGTATTCATCCTTCTTTGAAGAAACCGTCCTCCGCAGGCGTACCTCTTCTCTATCAACCTGCAGGAAATTGTACAGTTTAGAGGATCTTCTGAGTCTCTAGAGCAGCCATATAGGTGGAGAGGAAAGTAGTATCTGTAATGATTTGCACACACTCATGCTGAATAAATCAGAGGACTTACTGGAATACGGTTGTCCGAATTATCAAACAGTATCTCGACAAAGGCAGATATAACCGAGTGTCCAGCACCTTCCTGGAAATGGACACCAGTATCAAACACCAGTCACTTGTTTCGACTATTCAGATTTGATCGAAGAAAAGACGAGACATACATGGAGAAGAGCTCCCCTATCCTCACTGCGCAGGTTCTGAAACATGTCGCTTAGGACAAAGCGTATAGCTAGAGCATTTATCATGGCCAAATTAGGAAGAAAGCAGCATGTAAGTGTCAACAAGCATAAGCAAGAATAGTAATTCAGCATAACCGTGCGTTTGAAAATATTACCGTGGAAAAAGTTCGATTTGCCAGATCCATTTGCACCAACTGCAACAAACAGTTAAATCAATGAAATTCATTAAGAGCACAAAATTATGCAGTGGACTCCGAAGTGGATTTCTATCATACTTAGAATTAAAATTTGATACTTCACCGATGTGTCAATCGGGAAAGATTTGAAATCAGTACCATCATGCCAATAATGGAGGCACAGAAGACTAATATGTTTTAACCAACAAAAATCATTGGAGGAACacatttaattaatttaatttgaaCCGTGTACGCAAGTTTAGAGGAGATTGCTAAAACTCAGAGTAGCAATTAGACATTGAATTGATTCTTGGATTAACAACTACTGTAGTGTTGATCATTGCTACAAGTCTGCAAGTTGCCAATTTGATTGACGGGCTGATAGAAACAGCATTTAAGTTAGCCATGAACCAGCTTTTTAACCGAGAAGAACCTCGGTACTCTATAGCTAGCCAAGTTGGTTAATTACAGGGAGGAATATGTTTGGATTACCAACTACGTTAACTTTGGGGCTGAAAGGGTCAGTTGAGGTCTCCTCCCTGTAGCTCTTAAACCCTTGAATTACCACCTGCGTAGACAGCCATTAATTACGTCAAGATGAAGCAGTGATATGACGGCAGTTGCCCAGCAGAGTTACCTTCTTGATATACATGGTTCAGATGGGGAGCGAGAGAGAGATCACGCCACAATTTAATTCTGCCAAAGATAGGACGATCAATCGTGAACACAGCATCCAGGAGAAGAAGTATACtaaaattctactccctccgttcccaaatacttgtctttctaggcattttaaatggactcaacatacggatgtatgtagacatattttaaagtgtagattcactcattttgcgccgtatgtagtcacttgttaaaatctctagaaagacaagtatttaggaacggagggagtagcaaatgaGTGCAACTGCCGCGCGCACCAAGGTGGTAATGTTTGGTTCAAAACCGCAAggtggcgacggcggagaggaagaACGTACGGTAACTGCGCGTGATCGTGGCCACGCGCGCGCGTGAGAGGCGGAGGGTGTTGGTGGAGGGGGTGGGAGCGCGCAGCGGGATGGAGGCGTCGGCGATGACGCTTACGATGCACGGCACGGTTGCGGCAGAGCTCTAGGGCATCCGGCCGGTGGTGGACTGGACTACGGGAGGGGTTGAGAGCCACGACGGTAGTAGACGACTCGCGAGGAAAGAGGAAGGAAAGGCACGGGAAATCAGGACGGAGGAGAAAGGAAGTTACGGCAAAAGAGGGAGACTTAATTTGGCTCCAGAGAGCAGATAATTTCCTTTTAGCGTATTTTTATCCAATGCGGTAAGCAACCTGAAAACAGACAATGTCAAGAAATGAGTGCACCGTTCGTCGTAACTGAAAACAGACATTTTTCGTGTCCCTTGCCTCGGTGAACCAACAGGTGGTTCGATGGTTAGGAGGGTGGCTGTATGGTGCAGAGCAACTCATCGGCATTACCATGAACCTATATCAACCCCATAAGCTTTAACTCGACTAACGATAAGAGCTCGGGCACGCCCATCACAACTGAGGTACATAAACTCTCACCCATTTGAACTCCCTATGCATTTTCAAACAATCAAATCGATCTTATTCGggaaccaacctatggttggatgacttcgtaaatctcaagataatatgcctctcggaggtgctcataggactagggtgtgcgttcataggggtgagtgtatgcatgtatgtatgagcgcttgcgtttgtactgtgttaaaaaaaatcaatcttattctctttttttttagGAATTATGCTCTTTATTTTGTCCTACACCTTTTTTCCCCTGGTGATTAGGCATGTTAGAACAATATAATTGTATTTGTGTTACAATTTTTCCATGTCTTATGTCCTACTAATTTTGTAGACAATCCAAATAAAAATTCTAGTGAGGTTTTTAATAATAAGCTAGAATAACGTGACTGGGACTATCATGGAATGGAAAAACGTAAAGTAGTGTACTGTTGTAATTTCATCTTTGAAACTTTTGCATTGTAGTTTACGTAGATCCTGAATGTATTTATTGAACTTATGACATCATCACACTTTATTAAGCTATATACAACCTACTTCTCAAAATTCGGTTATATAGTATACAGTATTTTTCAGGGTTTTACATCCCTGCTCGGTAAAACTAGAAAACATGGCAAATTCTTAACTGGCAGGTGCATCCAACACGAGGTCAAATGCAGTGAAATTGTGCAAGGAGAAACCATCGAGCCATTCACGGAAGGAGCTTGGGATGCTTTGGCAACAATTTATTATTTCCAACTCAACTCGAAACAAAAAAGTTGAGGGCTGTGCACTCAGGCAATAGTTGATTAGTTGGGAGGTGAAAGGAACACTTTTTCTAGTAAAGTGTCTTAGCAAACATCATCTAGAAGGTCCTTCGATCTTCTGCCTCAGCTGTTCATAGTTTTGCAACTCCTCCATTGACAATGACGGCGAGATATCACCCAACACCTGCGTAATATGAGAACTAGTTAAACTCCTAAGATACGACCGAAGAGATTTTTATTGTGCTTTCTGAAAAATGATTTGAATATTACCGTCATAAAATCTTCAGTCTCGACAATGACTTCTTCTGCACCGGCGTCGTTATTTCTCGAAGGATCAGCTTCAAGCGTTTTGACCTTCAAATAAAGCGTGTAAGTCCGACAGAGCGCAGCTATGAAAAACATAATGTGCGGCAGCAGGGATGTACAGCTACTCACGGAACGCTTAGCAGCATGAAACCATGCATCCGCGCATAATGCATAAATATCGGCACCAGTGAAGTTTGGAGGACAGTGCTGAGCAATCGACAAGAGAGATACATTCTCGTGTAGTTTGTACTTGCGAGTCTGTGCTTTCAGTATCCTGCATAACAATTATAGGGAGATCATAGTTTAGTTGAAACGAAGCTGAAATTTGGTGAAAGAAAGAACTACCGATGACTACCTTTCCCTGTATGATGCTTCAGTATTTACACCAATGTAGAGAAGCTTATCAAATCGGCCAGGGCGGAGAAGTGCAGAATCAAGAAGGTCAGGCCTATTGGTAGCCCCAATAATGAAGAGGTCCTAGAGAATAATTTGGAAAATGGTTTCCTTTAATGTTACTGCATCTTGAGAATATAGGTTAAAAAAAGGCATATCATAAATGAGGAAATAACCTGGCTGTTATCACTTAACCCATCAATCTCCACCAGCAACTAGTAATAAAGAGATAAAAGGGGAAAGTGAATTAGATGACCCTAACATTGAAAATAAAGAGGGAAAACTGAGACAGCCAGTCACCACCTCATTGATGAAGTTAATTATACCTGAGAAACCACTCTATCCATCACACCTCCAGAATCTGCAGAGGATCCTCGTGCAGGAGCAAGGGAATCAAGTTCATCGAAGAAAATTACACATGGGCGTGCTGATCTAGCCTGAAATTGACAGTGAAAAACTGAAAACTTAAGTATATGTGCATATTTTCATGGCAATTACGTGGCTTGTGCAGATGGATATACCTTCTCAAAGATGTCCCTGACATTCTTCTCTGATTCTCCAACATACATGTTTATCAGTTCTGGACCTTTTACACTAAGAAAGTTTAATGAGCACTCAGTTGCTACTGCTTTCGCCAGTAATGTCTAAGAATACAGAAGAAAACATCCTAGTGAGCATGTATCATGTTGCTGTTGGATACAGCTATATCTTgacaaatgggaatgaaattcaaaagaAGTATAAAACTCACTACACCTACCTTCCCAGTGCCTGGAGGTCCATATAACAGGACACCTGATCGCTTTGGCAATTTAGAAGAAAAAAGGTGCTTGTACAACAGAGGTAACTGAATACCAACAAAAGAGAACACAAGTTAGCAGTTTCAAACCAAATGACCAGCTTCTGGTATAACCAAACCTTATTTGCATCGATAGAATGCAATATCTTAGCTCAGAGATTAATTAAGTAAAATTTACCTGAATTGTATCTAGAATAACCTTCTTCACTTCCTCAAGCCCACCAACATCCTCCCATTTGACATCAGGAACCTATAGCACAAAAGAGAAAACCAAATCAAGGACTTGCAGAAAGCAAGCTAAAGCTGACATGTATGGTTTCATGGGTTGTACAGAGATGGGCCTGAAATCTAGAAGATGTTAGATATTGGGAGCCAGGGATTAGTGTTTTACTTTTGGTGTACCCAATGCAGCACGATTCCTTTTCTTAGCCCGTTCTAAGGAAGACAAAATATCTTCTTTACAGAAATGATTTTCTTCTTTCTGAGTGGTAGAAGAGCTCGCGGTAGGGGCATCCTCAAGCTCATCATTGCTGCTTTTCTCCACTGTAACTTTATGCGCAAATGACACACCAGCATCTGCGACCAATGCAAGTATATCCCTAGGCATGAACCCAGACGTTTGGACTGATATATCTTTTACAAACTTGTCATCGATACTCTGAAAATGAAACCATATAAGCACAAAAGTTTAATAAAAGCATAAAACTTCATTTCTGGTtcaataacaacaacaaaaaacacctCATCAGCAACTGTTGAGACACCATGGAGTGTTTCAGATATCAAGTTCTTCCTCTGGTCTTCATTTATAGTCTTCATGTTGACCTCATGGCGGAAACATCGCCTAATTGATTGCTGCATTCCTTCAGCACTGTCTGCAGTTGCCACTAGTATAACTTGAACGGAGCTTACACATTCAGGTTCCACAAGGTACTGAAAACAAAGAGGTTCAATAATAAGGTACTTGATAGTTGATACAAAGATGAATTTATATCCTAAGGGCTTGTTAAAACCTAAAAGCTTGGGGAACAAAGACCTACTGAATTTCCAATCACATCCCTTGCTGGCAGCGAGTCTTTCACAACCCAACGCTGTCCAGTGTACTGCTTAATGACAGACTCAACATTTGCTGCAATGCCAGATTGCTCAGACTGTGGGCCTTCATTGGAGGATGTATTCCCAATTGCATCAAAGTGGCGAAGAAGTATTATAGAAGGAGAATACCTTCAAAAAAGAATATTCGACAAAAAAAGGAAACAAAGTAAATACCATCGCCTGGAAAAAGTAAAACGAACTAAAAAAAACAGTTTACGAACTAAAACAGGAATTAATTTTCTGTAGAGATAACAAAGGACAAAAAGATGAGTACTTCTGAGCTTCTTTGAAGGTAGCCACAAGTGCAGCAGATGCCCCGCTTTCTGATGATGTCATCAGATCATGACAGCAACACTCAACCACATGCATACCAAGATGGTTCGCAACATGCTTGACTACCGTTCTTTTTCCACATCCTGCAACCCCAGCATTTGATTTGAACAAAAGTTCAGTTCAAAGTCGAGTAGTAAAATGTGAAAAGGAATGAGACTACAATTAAAGTGCAGTAACCTGATGGGCCGTACAAGAAAGTGGAAAACTTGATCCTCGGTAAAATGTTTGAAGGACATAATGCTGGTGCGATGATGGATGCTAACTGCTCCACTACTTCGCCATGCAAAGGGACTGAATCATCATTGGCAGAAAAGAAGCTGCAGGGAGGGATTGGAGCAGAAGCACTTCCCCCAAGGACAAGGGCTGTTTGATCACGGTTAACACGAAGAATCGGCTCATTTGATGGTTCCATGCCGGTTACCTGGTGAGTAATTACAATATTAACACCCAATACTTATGGATAAAAAATGAGAGCAAAACTAAGCTAAGAGGATCTGAATGAAGAAAAGTGGGTAATTTACCTTAAAGTATATCATGCTAGGAGGATGCAGTCTATCATTCTCCTTATTGCACGCTAGGCAAGAGATCATGCCACAGTTCCAGTCATTATGTATGCAAAACACATCCCCGCTTGCTAGGAACCTATCAAACTTGAAGTGTTCATTTAAAGCTTGATCTATCATATCTTGGTAGTCACTTCCTCCAATGGCTGAATTTATCTTTAGGGAAGCAAGCACACCACAATCAGGAATCCTCACAACAGAAACCCGTAAGTGCAAAGCATGTTTAGGCACTTGTGGGCATGGGAGAAGTTCTAGGTGAAGAGAAATACCAGTCCCACTACTAGCAGAACCATCCTCGAAAACTTTAGAGCAAAACTTGAAAGGTTCCTCCCCTTTCTGAATAAGAAGCTTGAGACCGGAAACATGCACTCCCAGGTTGAAAGCCAAAAGTGGGCTAACATAAGCAACATCTTCATCCAAGGGTGCAAAGCCGTTAGCTGGAAATGAACGAGTAGGTAAGAATCCCATCACACGATCAGAGGAAGAGGTTGAGGCCACAGGTTCAGGATCAGGATGCTCTCTCTTGGACTCATCGAGGGATGGCCGATCCAATACTACTGCTTTGACAATCCTCCCAACATTGTTGTCGGTATTCTTGACAAGCACCTGCAGATTAATAGCTGTTTATTACATTTAGTCTCAACAAAAGATATTCCTATCTACCAATTTGAGTGCTGAAAATTGCAAAAACGAACAGGAGATATATCAGTTACAGTAACATATATGTGCCCACAGAGATCATTGCTGTAGCACCAAAGTAGTACTACACATATTGAGTGTATACTTGTCACTACAGCTCAGTCAGACTACAGAAATCAGCAGGCGCCACCCAGTTCATCTACAATTATTAATTGGAACCAAATGTATCCATAATTATTCAGACAGACATGCAGCATGACCACCCTCGAAGTCGACGAGACCAAATTCACTCCTCCTACAAGCACCAGATGTTTCACAATTCATCCCCCAAGTGATCGAACCCCTAGCCCGGCCATCCAACCGACACCCACCCCTGGACCGGAATTCGATCCGAGAGACCTCGAACGGGACCACGTACCGTCGTGCCGGTGACGACGGCCAGCCGGCGGAGCGCGGACGCGGGGAGGGCGACGAAGGACGCGAGGTCGCCGAACTCGCCGCCGCATCCGGGGCCGGAGGGGCGGTCGGGGAAGCGGAGGACGCCGGCCCTGAGGCGcaccggctccggcggcggcggggccggcccgCGGCGCTCCCCCGGGAGCGAGTCGAGGAGCGCCTGCGTCGACGCGAGCACCAGCGGCTTCCTCCGCGGCCGCCTCTCCACCATGGCCGCGGCCCCCCGGGGAGAGGTAGAGAGGGAGCGGAGAGAGTCGAGAGCCCACGGGGACGGGAGGAAGACGGGACGGGACGAGACCGTTTGACTTGGATCAGCACGACGAAATAACGGAGGAGAAATTCCAAGACGAGACGTGGCGGCGGTGTGCTACCGTTAGATTAACCGGTGATTGCATCGGAGCTCCACTTGTATCTCACTCAACCAAATcactgccaaaacgtcttatacTACTATTTAGGAACAAAGAATACTCCCTCcgtcggagggagtattattttagaGAA
The window above is part of the Triticum aestivum cultivar Chinese Spring chromosome 2A, IWGSC CS RefSeq v2.1, whole genome shotgun sequence genome. Proteins encoded here:
- the LOC123186087 gene encoding structural maintenance of chromosomes protein 3 isoform X1, which codes for MYIKKVVIQGFKSYREETSTDPFSPKVNVVVGANGSGKSNFFHGNIFKRTVMLNYYSCLCLLTLTCCFLPNLAMINALAIRFVLSDMFQNLRSEDRGALLHEGAGHSVISAFVEILFDNSDNRIPVDREEVRLRRTVSSKKDEYYLDGKHVSKTEVMNLLESAGFSRSNPYYIVQQGKIASLTLMKDSERLDLLKEIGGTRVYEDRRRESLKILQETAHKRKQIGQTVHYLEERLRELDEEKDELVKYQELDKERRSLEYNLLDHELNDTKNELVSMDDDRRKFSEMLSNADDEVADVREKVKSFDKEIEVCTEGIDEIKSQKEDAEKKRTKALKLVTQIELDLRDIEDRISNEKRAKDEAAKDLHSMRKESERSNSELAEISNAHQAKLQEEEEMSKSITDREKQLSVLYQKQGRATQFKNEAARDKWLQKEIHDLERVLSSNKKQESLLEEEIQKLTGEINSLTNYIESRRSESGKLESALANRQKDYNDFMQQKDALQDERKSLWKQENSVTAEIDRLKEDIVKAQKSLDYATPRDTRRGLNYASKIVRERGLKGVFGPVIELIDCEEKFFTAVEVAAGNSLFHVVVANDDISTDIIDIWRKGKDGPSSDKEEDRDGRVTFIPLNRVYAPRVNIPQSSDFVPLLKRLKYRAEHRPAFELIFGRTVICRDLETATRVARSNDLDCITLDGDQVSSDGGMAGGFFDYRRSRLKYVKIIRDNKTTIQEKTVHLHNLGKELQDIDRKIMDLVTKHQQVDAERDHAKSELEQFKDDITRAMKQKGLLEKALGKKEKSLDNIRNQIEQIQSGIATKNNEMGTELIDQLTSEERDLLSRLNPEIAALKEKFLLCKNNRIEIETRKEELETNLSTNLTRRQEELEAIISSADSEALSLEVKSKEQQLKQSKSNLDELTTLLQANIDAINDFMGKMEQLKKQRDDLKVVQANLEQTVQDAANDLEQLMNRRRMHLAKQAECMKKMRDLGSLPADAFEKYKGKDRLLLQKLLHDRNEQLKQFSHVNQKALDQYVNFNEQRDQLRRRRDELALGDKKIRDLISLLDQKKDESIERTFKGVARHFREVFSELVQGGHGALVMMKKKDGDAEDDDNDEDGPREADPKGRIDRYIGVKVKVSFTGKGDTQSMKQLSRGQKTVVALTLIFAIQRCDPAPFYLFDEIDAALDSQYRTAVGNVVRRLADMADTQFIATTFRPEILKVADKIYGVAHKSRVSYIDVVSKEQALDFIEQDQAQNAS
- the LOC123186087 gene encoding structural maintenance of chromosomes protein 3 isoform X2, with product MYIKKVVIQGFKSYREETSTDPFSPKVNVVVGANGSGKSNFFHAIRFVLSDMFQNLRSEDRGALLHEGAGHSVISAFVEILFDNSDNRIPVDREEVRLRRTVSSKKDEYYLDGKHVSKTEVMNLLESAGFSRSNPYYIVQQGKIASLTLMKDSERLDLLKEIGGTRVYEDRRRESLKILQETAHKRKQIGQTVHYLEERLRELDEEKDELVKYQELDKERRSLEYNLLDHELNDTKNELVSMDDDRRKFSEMLSNADDEVADVREKVKSFDKEIEVCTEGIDEIKSQKEDAEKKRTKALKLVTQIELDLRDIEDRISNEKRAKDEAAKDLHSMRKESERSNSELAEISNAHQAKLQEEEEMSKSITDREKQLSVLYQKQGRATQFKNEAARDKWLQKEIHDLERVLSSNKKQESLLEEEIQKLTGEINSLTNYIESRRSESGKLESALANRQKDYNDFMQQKDALQDERKSLWKQENSVTAEIDRLKEDIVKAQKSLDYATPRDTRRGLNYASKIVRERGLKGVFGPVIELIDCEEKFFTAVEVAAGNSLFHVVVANDDISTDIIDIWRKGKDGPSSDKEEDRDGRVTFIPLNRVYAPRVNIPQSSDFVPLLKRLKYRAEHRPAFELIFGRTVICRDLETATRVARSNDLDCITLDGDQVSSDGGMAGGFFDYRRSRLKYVKIIRDNKTTIQEKTVHLHNLGKELQDIDRKIMDLVTKHQQVDAERDHAKSELEQFKDDITRAMKQKGLLEKALGKKEKSLDNIRNQIEQIQSGIATKNNEMGTELIDQLTSEERDLLSRLNPEIAALKEKFLLCKNNRIEIETRKEELETNLSTNLTRRQEELEAIISSADSEALSLEVKSKEQQLKQSKSNLDELTTLLQANIDAINDFMGKMEQLKKQRDDLKVVQANLEQTVQDAANDLEQLMNRRRMHLAKQAECMKKMRDLGSLPADAFEKYKGKDRLLLQKLLHDRNEQLKQFSHVNQKALDQYVNFNEQRDQLRRRRDELALGDKKIRDLISLLDQKKDESIERTFKGVARHFREVFSELVQGGHGALVMMKKKDGDAEDDDNDEDGPREADPKGRIDRYIGVKVKVSFTGKGDTQSMKQLSRGQKTVVALTLIFAIQRCDPAPFYLFDEIDAALDSQYRTAVGNVVRRLADMADTQFIATTFRPEILKVADKIYGVAHKSRVSYIDVVSKEQALDFIEQDQAQNAS
- the LOC123190423 gene encoding peroxisome biogenesis protein 6; amino-acid sequence: MVERRPRRKPLVLASTQALLDSLPGERRGPAPPPPEPVRLRAGVLRFPDRPSGPGCGGEFGDLASFVALPASALRRLAVVTGTTVLVKNTDNNVGRIVKAVVLDRPSLDESKREHPDPEPVASTSSSDRVMGFLPTRSFPANGFAPLDEDVAYVSPLLAFNLGVHVSGLKLLIQKGEEPFKFCSKVFEDGSASSGTGISLHLELLPCPQVPKHALHLRVSVVRIPDCGVLASLKINSAIGGSDYQDMIDQALNEHFKFDRFLASGDVFCIHNDWNCGMISCLACNKENDRLHPPSMIYFKVTGMEPSNEPILRVNRDQTALVLGGSASAPIPPCSFFSANDDSVPLHGEVVEQLASIIAPALCPSNILPRIKFSTFLYGPSGCGKRTVVKHVANHLGMHVVECCCHDLMTSSESGASAALVATFKEAQKYSPSIILLRHFDAIGNTSSNEGPQSEQSGIAANVESVIKQYTGQRWVVKDSLPARDVIGNSYLVEPECVSSVQVILVATADSAEGMQQSIRRCFRHEVNMKTINEDQRKNLISETLHGVSTVADESIDDKFVKDISVQTSGFMPRDILALVADAGVSFAHKVTVEKSSNDELEDAPTASSSTTQKEENHFCKEDILSSLERAKKRNRAALGTPKVPDVKWEDVGGLEEVKKVILDTIQLPLLYKHLFSSKLPKRSGVLLYGPPGTGKTLLAKAVATECSLNFLSVKGPELINMYVGESEKNVRDIFEKARSARPCVIFFDELDSLAPARGSSADSGGVMDRVVSQLLVEIDGLSDNSQDLFIIGATNRPDLLDSALLRPGRFDKLLYIGVNTEASYRERILKAQTRKYKLHENVSLLSIAQHCPPNFTGADIYALCADAWFHAAKRSVKTLEADPSRNNDAGAEEVIVETEDFMTVLGDISPSLSMEELQNYEQLRQKIEGPSR